The following are encoded in a window of Pseudofrancisella aestuarii genomic DNA:
- the leuB gene encoding 3-isopropylmalate dehydrogenase: MNKNIAVLAGDGIGPEVMECAIEVLDAIAQKYNHTFNYTYALVGGAAYDKHKDHCPAETIEICKNSDAILFGSVGGPVEAQNKEKWQGCEAKSILALRKTFNFNVNIRPAKVFESLKDSCPLKDERIKNGADIEIFRELSRDIYFGEHKRFIDSNGVRQATDLAEYDEETIHNIAVKAFKRAQERSKVLTSVDKANVLDTSRLWRDVVNEVAKDFTDVKVNHMYVDNCAMQLVLNPGQFDVLVTGNIFGDILSDLASVLPGSIGLVPSISLNADGFGLYEPSGGSAYDIKGLGKANPIAQILSAALMLAYSFDLVEESQTIEKAVEKTLEQGYRTADIYSKDMKLTTTKEFTSKIISFI; encoded by the coding sequence ATGAATAAAAATATTGCTGTATTAGCTGGCGATGGAATTGGTCCAGAAGTTATGGAATGTGCAATAGAAGTTCTTGATGCTATAGCACAAAAATATAATCACACATTTAACTACACATATGCTTTAGTCGGTGGTGCTGCTTATGATAAACACAAAGATCACTGCCCTGCTGAAACTATAGAAATATGTAAGAATTCTGATGCTATTTTATTTGGTTCTGTGGGAGGTCCTGTAGAAGCTCAAAATAAAGAAAAATGGCAAGGGTGTGAAGCAAAAAGTATTTTAGCTCTTAGAAAGACTTTTAATTTTAATGTTAATATCCGCCCTGCTAAAGTTTTTGAATCATTAAAAGATAGTTGCCCATTAAAAGATGAGCGAATCAAAAATGGTGCTGATATCGAAATATTTAGAGAGTTATCTCGAGATATATATTTTGGTGAGCATAAAAGATTTATAGATAGTAATGGAGTCAGACAAGCTACAGACTTAGCTGAATATGATGAAGAAACTATCCACAATATAGCTGTCAAAGCCTTTAAAAGAGCTCAAGAACGCTCAAAAGTACTTACATCTGTAGATAAGGCTAATGTCCTTGATACATCAAGATTATGGCGCGATGTAGTAAATGAGGTTGCGAAAGATTTCACTGATGTAAAAGTTAATCATATGTATGTTGATAACTGTGCTATGCAATTAGTATTAAATCCAGGACAATTTGATGTTTTGGTTACAGGTAATATATTTGGAGATATATTATCAGATCTAGCATCTGTTCTACCAGGTTCTATTGGATTAGTTCCATCTATTAGTCTAAATGCTGATGGATTTGGTTTATATGAGCCTTCTGGTGGATCTGCTTATGATATTAAAGGGTTAGGAAAAGCTAACCCTATTGCTCAAATATTATCAGCCGCATTAATGCTAGCTTACTCTTTTGATTTAGTTGAAGAATCTCAAACTATTGAAAAAGCTGTAGAAAAAACTTTAGAACAAGGCTATAGAACTGCTGATATATATAGTAAAGATATGAAACTAACAACTACTAAAGAATTTACATCTAAAATAATTAGTTTTATTTAA
- a CDS encoding alkene reductase, with the protein MKNVAKDKGKLFNVFINSIKDISVMSILFNPIKLGSLELKNRIIMAPLTRCRADQNRVPTDDMVTYYSQRATAGMILTEATSISPMGVGYPNTPGIWIEAQIQGWKKVVDAVHKEGGVILLQLWHVGRISDPIYLDGKIPVSASAVKPAGHVSLLRPKKEFVTPRELSLEEVENIILEYKQAAINAKKAGFDGVEIHGANGYLLDQFLQDGTNKRNDKYGGSLENRARLMLEVTDAVVDVWGHNYVGMHIAPRCDSHDMSDSDPVKTFSYLLSELSKRKLAFVFARASLGDDDLAGKLKSAFKGNYIINQQLDKETAEQMILDGKADAAAWGQRFIANPDLVRRYKEDIELNPPNPELYYHGGANGYIDYPFAK; encoded by the coding sequence ATGAAAAATGTTGCTAAAGATAAAGGTAAATTGTTTAATGTCTTTATTAATTCAATTAAGGATATATCTGTAATGTCTATATTATTTAATCCAATTAAACTAGGATCATTAGAGTTAAAAAATAGAATAATAATGGCACCATTGACAAGATGTCGTGCTGATCAGAATAGAGTTCCAACTGATGATATGGTTACGTACTATTCTCAAAGGGCTACTGCTGGGATGATACTTACTGAAGCTACTTCAATATCACCAATGGGTGTGGGTTATCCAAATACACCCGGTATCTGGATAGAAGCACAAATACAAGGCTGGAAAAAAGTAGTTGATGCGGTCCATAAAGAAGGAGGAGTTATTTTGTTACAGCTTTGGCATGTTGGCCGCATTTCAGACCCTATATATTTAGATGGAAAAATACCAGTGTCAGCTAGCGCAGTAAAGCCAGCAGGGCATGTCAGCTTGTTAAGACCAAAGAAAGAGTTTGTTACTCCTAGAGAGCTTAGTTTAGAGGAAGTGGAGAATATTATTTTAGAATATAAACAAGCTGCCATAAATGCTAAAAAAGCAGGATTTGATGGAGTAGAGATTCATGGGGCAAATGGTTATTTGTTAGATCAGTTTTTACAAGATGGCACAAATAAGCGTAATGATAAATATGGTGGCTCATTAGAAAATAGAGCAAGACTTATGTTAGAAGTTACTGATGCTGTAGTAGATGTTTGGGGGCATAATTATGTGGGTATGCATATAGCACCTAGATGTGACTCGCATGATATGTCAGATTCCGATCCAGTTAAAACTTTTTCATATTTATTATCAGAATTAAGTAAACGTAAATTAGCTTTTGTTTTTGCAAGAGCGAGTCTTGGGGATGATGATTTGGCAGGAAAGCTTAAGTCAGCATTTAAAGGGAACTATATAATTAATCAGCAACTAGATAAAGAAACTGCTGAGCAGATGATATTAGACGGTAAGGCTGATGCAGCTGCATGGGGTCAAAGATTTATAGCTAATCCTGATTTAGTTAGAAGATATAAGGAAGATATTGAGTTAAATCCACCAAACCCTGAATTATATTATCATGGTGGAGCAAATGGCTATATAGATTATCCTTTTGCAAAATAA
- a CDS encoding YciI family protein: protein MKIHIVELKYIKSEDEITRVRPAHREFLDIGYKNKLFLASGPKEDKTGGIILAVGDINEVKELLKNDPFHKEEVAEYSFKSFDAVKSASEIASLL, encoded by the coding sequence ATGAAGATTCATATTGTAGAACTAAAATATATTAAAAGTGAAGATGAAATAACAAGAGTTAGACCAGCTCATAGAGAATTTTTAGATATTGGTTATAAAAATAAACTTTTCTTAGCTTCTGGTCCAAAAGAAGATAAAACTGGTGGTATTATTTTAGCTGTAGGTGACATAAATGAAGTAAAAGAGCTTCTTAAAAATGATCCTTTTCACAAAGAAGAAGTTGCAGAATATTCATTTAAGTCTTTTGATGCTGTTAAATCAGCAAGTGAGATTGCTAGCTTACTATAA
- the panD gene encoding aspartate 1-decarboxylase, translating to MKRTLLKSKIHMATVTEANLNYYGSISIDRKLCEAANLIPFEKVEIYNCNNGSRFATYVILGDSGEICLNGAAARHVAADDVVIIASYAEYETSEELSHNPHLVFVDKNNEITEIRRYLDSSINKAS from the coding sequence ATGAAAAGAACATTACTTAAATCAAAAATACATATGGCTACAGTTACAGAGGCCAATTTAAACTATTATGGTTCAATTAGTATAGATAGAAAGTTATGTGAGGCAGCAAACCTTATACCTTTTGAAAAGGTAGAAATTTATAATTGTAATAACGGGAGCCGTTTTGCAACATATGTTATTTTAGGAGATTCAGGAGAAATTTGCTTAAATGGAGCAGCAGCTAGACATGTTGCTGCAGATGATGTGGTGATAATAGCATCTTATGCAGAGTATGAGACTTCTGAAGAATTATCACATAATCCTCATTTAGTTTTTGTTGATAAAAATAATGAAATTACAGAAATACGTCGTTATTTAGATTCATCTATTAATAAGGCTAGTTAG